From a region of the Vaginimicrobium propionicum genome:
- the cbiE gene encoding precorrin-6y C5,15-methyltransferase (decarboxylating) subunit CbiE, protein MITVYGFIGQPSHELIEAVAEADLVVGGRRHLDALKVDEDRRIILGRIGPAITQMQAKPEANIVVIASGDPLFYGVVRRIRAAGLRVRVIPALTSLQLAFAAVALPWDDALLVSLHGNDPEPGFEAARTHPKVGLLTDPTNGFKQIVEACAGLGKYFVLAEQLGTDDERVRIFDESQARTVGEIKQPNVVLVLDYHPDSIAALGEQSAVSGRH, encoded by the coding sequence GTGATTACGGTTTATGGTTTCATAGGTCAACCCTCTCATGAGCTAATAGAAGCTGTAGCTGAGGCTGATCTAGTGGTTGGTGGCCGCCGCCACCTAGATGCCCTAAAAGTGGATGAGGATCGCCGCATCATTTTGGGACGCATCGGCCCGGCGATAACGCAGATGCAAGCCAAGCCTGAAGCGAATATCGTTGTCATAGCCTCAGGCGACCCACTGTTTTATGGAGTGGTGCGCCGCATTAGAGCCGCAGGTTTGCGGGTGCGGGTTATTCCGGCTTTGACGAGTTTGCAGTTGGCTTTCGCTGCCGTCGCCCTGCCGTGGGACGACGCACTGCTGGTCTCTTTGCATGGCAATGACCCTGAGCCTGGTTTCGAGGCGGCGCGCACTCACCCGAAAGTTGGGTTACTGACTGACCCAACGAACGGCTTTAAGCAAATTGTTGAGGCTTGTGCGGGGTTAGGAAAGTATTTCGTCCTCGCCGAACAGCTAGGCACCGACGATGAGCGGGTGCGCATTTTTGATGAGAGCCAAGCCCGCACTGTTGGTGAAATTAAGCAACCGAATGTGGTTTTGGTACTTGACTACCACCCCGATTCGATAGCCGCCCTTGGCGAACAATCTGCCGTTAGTGGCCGTCATTAG
- the cobI gene encoding precorrin-2 C(20)-methyltransferase — MGSLKLVGVGVGPGDPELITLKALNVLRGCDVILVPTTEASGSGPGRAEQIVLSACPEVADRIDRIPFSMADRSGLTEKRLASWQVAAEAAVRHYRDGAKNIAFATIGDPSVYSTFSYLVAGVRDQIETLDVEVVPGITAMQALAAKSATPLVEGDEILALVPLKRGINRLVEVHEVTDTCVVYKAGRHLGELKEHLAALGEDAIAGVNVGLENETVTKVSQLSEAPYFTSVLWPPKRGRAGERI; from the coding sequence GTGGGTTCGCTAAAACTTGTTGGCGTAGGTGTTGGGCCTGGGGATCCCGAGTTAATAACGCTAAAAGCCCTAAACGTGTTACGAGGCTGCGATGTTATCTTGGTGCCAACCACTGAGGCTAGCGGTTCTGGGCCTGGGCGCGCGGAACAAATCGTCTTATCTGCTTGCCCTGAGGTGGCTGACCGCATCGACCGGATCCCTTTCTCGATGGCTGATCGTTCAGGTTTGACAGAAAAACGCCTAGCCAGCTGGCAAGTTGCGGCCGAGGCTGCCGTGCGTCATTATCGCGATGGCGCCAAGAATATAGCTTTCGCAACTATTGGGGATCCATCGGTTTACTCCACTTTCAGTTATTTGGTGGCGGGCGTAAGAGATCAAATTGAGACCCTCGACGTCGAGGTCGTGCCGGGCATAACAGCTATGCAGGCGTTGGCAGCGAAATCTGCTACCCCACTGGTTGAGGGTGACGAAATTTTGGCGCTAGTTCCGTTGAAACGCGGCATAAATCGGCTGGTTGAGGTGCATGAGGTCACCGACACTTGTGTTGTTTATAAGGCCGGACGCCACCTTGGCGAATTGAAAGAACACTTGGCGGCGTTGGGTGAGGACGCTATCGCCGGCGTCAACGTCGGCCTAGAGAACGAGACGGTCACTAAAGTCAGCCAGCTATCCGAGGCACCGTATTTCACTAGCGTGTTGTGGCCGCCAAAGCGCGGACGGGCAGGGGAAAGAATATGA
- a CDS encoding ABC transporter substrate-binding protein: MSKKFTKIATVFAAAALALGMAACSGGGGSSTSEGGKSGDCSAFKAYGDLSGKEVSVYTAIVAPESDPYVESFKKFEECTGAKIKYEGDKAFTEQISIRVDGGNAPDIAFVPQPGMIKTLVETGKAVKAPEETVKNVDKYFGEDWKAYGTVNGDFYAAPLGASVKSLVWYSPKAFADNGYKVPETWDELMDLTAKIAADHNDDLTRPWCVGFGDGAATGWVGTDWIEDVMLRTAGGETYDKWVNHEIPFNDPAVAKAFDTAGKILKNNEYVNGGLGDSKTISTTAFVDGGLPILQGQCFMHRQASFYANSWPEGTDVSPEGDVWAFYLPATDPAKAKPVIGGGDFALAFSDREEVKAFQTYLSSADWANARAKATTNGGAVSANSGLDISLLTNQMDKLSTEMLQDDKTVFRFDGSDLMPSAVGGGTFWTAMVDWTQGSDTQKVLDQVEASWPAEG, translated from the coding sequence ATGTCCAAGAAGTTCACAAAGATCGCTACCGTTTTTGCGGCAGCGGCATTGGCGCTGGGAATGGCTGCTTGTAGTGGTGGCGGCGGTTCCAGCACTTCCGAGGGGGGCAAGTCCGGTGATTGCAGCGCTTTCAAGGCCTATGGGGACTTGAGCGGCAAGGAAGTTTCGGTCTATACCGCCATTGTTGCCCCAGAATCTGACCCGTATGTGGAGTCTTTCAAGAAATTCGAGGAATGCACCGGCGCGAAGATTAAGTATGAGGGTGACAAGGCGTTCACCGAGCAGATTTCCATTCGCGTGGACGGCGGTAACGCCCCTGACATCGCTTTCGTGCCGCAACCAGGCATGATTAAGACCCTAGTCGAGACGGGTAAAGCCGTTAAAGCTCCCGAAGAGACGGTAAAGAATGTCGATAAATACTTCGGCGAGGATTGGAAAGCCTATGGCACTGTTAATGGCGACTTCTACGCTGCCCCACTAGGTGCTTCGGTGAAATCGCTGGTCTGGTACTCCCCCAAGGCTTTCGCTGACAACGGCTATAAGGTTCCAGAAACTTGGGATGAGTTGATGGATTTGACAGCCAAGATTGCCGCCGACCACAACGATGATTTGACTCGTCCGTGGTGCGTCGGTTTTGGTGACGGTGCAGCTACCGGCTGGGTCGGCACTGACTGGATTGAGGACGTCATGTTGCGTACCGCTGGCGGTGAGACCTACGACAAGTGGGTCAATCACGAGATTCCGTTCAACGATCCGGCAGTGGCTAAGGCTTTCGATACAGCAGGCAAGATCTTGAAGAATAACGAATACGTAAATGGTGGTTTGGGTGATTCCAAGACCATCTCGACTACGGCTTTCGTTGATGGCGGGTTGCCGATTCTGCAAGGTCAGTGCTTCATGCACCGTCAAGCTTCGTTCTACGCGAACTCTTGGCCGGAAGGCACTGACGTTAGCCCCGAGGGTGACGTTTGGGCGTTCTACCTGCCTGCCACTGACCCCGCCAAGGCTAAGCCAGTTATTGGCGGCGGCGACTTCGCGTTGGCGTTCTCTGACCGTGAAGAAGTGAAGGCATTCCAGACCTACCTGTCCAGTGCGGATTGGGCGAATGCCCGCGCCAAGGCCACCACGAACGGTGGCGCGGTATCCGCTAACTCCGGTTTGGACATCTCACTGCTAACAAACCAGATGGACAAGCTGTCCACCGAAATGCTTCAGGACGACAAGACAGTATTCCGTTTCGACGGTTCTGACTTGATGCCTAGCGCTGTTGGTGGCGGCACCTTCTGGACAGCGATGGTCGATTGGACCCAGGGCAGCGACACCCAGAAAGTCCTTGACCAAGTCGAGGCGAGCTGGCCAGCCGAGGGCTAA
- a CDS encoding carbohydrate ABC transporter permease, whose amino-acid sequence MAEKFGQMFLALAILALFVAAILFLASLAKGKHGDRVRAIFFVGPTVALVTIGLVWPTILTINTSVHGANGKQSFSFANYAQIFTDESLRNSILNTAIWVLLVPLLAIAIGLLYAIIVDRTAVESFAKALIFMPMAISMVGASVIWKFVYEYRPTAANQVGLLNQFLKSLGLETKQFLTAQPWNTLFLVVVMIWIQAGFAMTLLSAAIKAIPDDIVEAAKIDGATGWALFKHITLPSIRPTMIMVLTTIAIAALKVFDIVRTMTGGNYGTSVVANDFYSYSFTRGQPGLGSALAVLLFVLVLPIIIYNIRQLRQVA is encoded by the coding sequence ATGGCAGAAAAATTCGGGCAAATGTTCTTGGCGCTAGCAATACTGGCGTTATTTGTTGCTGCGATACTATTCTTAGCGTCGTTAGCCAAAGGTAAACACGGCGACCGTGTTCGCGCGATATTTTTTGTTGGCCCAACCGTCGCTTTAGTGACAATAGGTTTGGTTTGGCCAACAATTCTTACCATCAATACGTCTGTGCATGGGGCGAATGGTAAACAATCTTTCTCGTTCGCGAACTATGCTCAAATTTTCACGGATGAAAGTTTGCGCAATTCCATACTTAACACCGCAATCTGGGTGTTGCTGGTGCCGCTGCTGGCTATTGCTATCGGCCTACTTTACGCAATTATTGTTGATCGCACAGCAGTGGAATCTTTCGCAAAAGCCCTTATCTTCATGCCAATGGCAATCTCTATGGTGGGTGCGTCGGTCATCTGGAAATTCGTTTACGAATATCGACCAACCGCCGCCAACCAAGTCGGTTTACTAAACCAATTTCTGAAAAGTCTTGGCCTAGAAACAAAACAATTCTTAACCGCCCAACCGTGGAATACGTTATTTCTAGTTGTGGTAATGATTTGGATTCAAGCTGGCTTTGCGATGACGTTATTGTCAGCCGCAATAAAAGCTATTCCAGACGATATTGTTGAGGCCGCAAAAATAGATGGGGCTACCGGGTGGGCGTTATTCAAGCACATCACTTTGCCGTCGATTCGCCCAACAATGATTATGGTTTTGACGACGATTGCAATCGCCGCCCTGAAAGTCTTCGATATTGTCCGCACAATGACCGGCGGAAATTACGGCACTTCGGTGGTGGCTAACGATTTCTATTCCTATTCATTTACACGCGGACAACCTGGGCTAGGTTCAGCGCTCGCGGTTTTGTTATTCGTGCTAGTGCTGCCGATCATCATCTACAACATTCGTCAGCTTAGGCAGGTGGCATGA
- a CDS encoding carbohydrate ABC transporter permease, producing the protein MMAKRKSNQATKAVTSPIMTAVAILIATIWTVPTIGLLITSFRPQLDITRSGWWTIFQNPSFTLSNYAHALSGSGSASMLDYLVNSFVITIPSTLFPLTLAALAAYGFSWLRFPGRNWLFIAVFALQVVPLQIALVPLMQMYGKLSLDGTYWTVWISHTIFGLPLAVYMMFNSIRDLPPALVEAATIDGANPVQVFLRIVLPLATPAIASYGIFQFLWTWNDLLVGMVFLGGNAEVAPLTVYISQLSGSRGSAWYLLSAGAFISMVIPVAVFLLLQRYFVRGLTAGAVK; encoded by the coding sequence ATGATGGCTAAGCGCAAATCAAACCAAGCCACTAAGGCGGTCACTTCGCCGATAATGACGGCGGTAGCGATCCTTATTGCCACCATTTGGACGGTGCCAACCATCGGGTTGCTGATTACTAGCTTCCGTCCGCAATTAGACATCACCCGTTCTGGTTGGTGGACAATTTTCCAAAATCCGAGTTTCACGCTGAGCAATTACGCTCACGCCTTGTCAGGTTCTGGTTCGGCGTCCATGCTGGACTATCTGGTGAACTCCTTTGTTATCACCATTCCGTCAACGCTATTTCCGCTGACCTTGGCCGCCTTGGCTGCCTACGGTTTCTCGTGGCTGCGTTTCCCTGGCCGAAACTGGCTATTTATTGCCGTTTTCGCGCTTCAAGTGGTGCCACTGCAAATCGCGTTGGTGCCACTAATGCAGATGTACGGCAAGCTCAGTTTGGACGGCACCTACTGGACAGTGTGGATTTCACACACGATTTTCGGTTTGCCCCTAGCGGTTTACATGATGTTCAACTCGATTCGGGATTTACCGCCCGCCTTAGTGGAGGCCGCGACGATTGATGGCGCTAATCCGGTGCAGGTCTTTCTGCGCATAGTGTTGCCCCTAGCCACGCCGGCAATCGCGTCGTATGGGATTTTCCAATTCTTGTGGACGTGGAATGACTTGCTGGTTGGCATGGTGTTCTTGGGCGGCAACGCCGAGGTGGCGCCGCTGACCGTCTACATCTCGCAGTTATCCGGGTCGAGAGGTTCAGCCTGGTATTTGCTTAGCGCTGGTGCCTTCATCTCGATGGTTATTCCGGTGGCGGTATTCCTGCTACTGCAGCGCTACTTCGTGCGCGGGCTGACGGCTGGTGCCGTGAAATAG
- the glpK gene encoding glycerol kinase GlpK → MDEKKYVLAIDQGTTSSRAIVFDHAGRLVALGQKEHEQILPRPGWVEHDPVEIRRNIREVIGIALSKANINRHEVAAIGITNQRETAVVWDKHTGEPIYNAIVWQDTRTAPIIKELAGEAGEDKYKPICGLGLSTYFAGPKVKWILDNVAGARERAEAGDLLFGTIDTWVLWNLTGGPDGGRHVTDVTNASRTMLMDVRKLCWDEGICRDMTIPMSMLPKICSSSEEYGVGAKNTLIIDTPITGILGDQQAATFGQVCFNQGMAKNTYGTGCFMLINTGNTAVTSKNGLLTTVCYKLGDQPAVYALEGSMAVTGSLVQWLRDNLGIIANSTEVEELARQVPDSGGVYFVPAFSGLFAPYWRPDARGAIVGLTRFNNKAHLARAVLEATAFQTGEVLEAMNKDSGISLSELRVDGGMTADELLMQFQADILGVDVVVPDVVETSALGAAYAAGLAVGFWSGTDELAANWREGKRFHPQMDEETRSRKLRLWKKAVTRTFDWVDADVTAEAES, encoded by the coding sequence ATGGACGAAAAGAAATATGTGCTAGCGATCGACCAAGGCACAACATCTTCGCGCGCTATCGTCTTTGACCACGCTGGACGCCTGGTTGCGCTCGGCCAGAAAGAGCACGAGCAGATTCTGCCGCGCCCTGGTTGGGTGGAACACGACCCGGTTGAGATTCGGCGCAATATCCGGGAAGTTATCGGTATTGCCTTGTCAAAGGCCAATATCAATCGTCATGAAGTGGCGGCCATCGGGATTACGAATCAGCGGGAGACTGCCGTCGTGTGGGATAAGCACACCGGCGAACCCATTTATAACGCGATTGTTTGGCAAGATACTCGCACCGCCCCAATTATTAAGGAATTAGCTGGCGAGGCTGGTGAAGATAAATATAAGCCGATTTGCGGGTTAGGATTATCGACTTATTTTGCTGGCCCGAAAGTGAAATGGATTCTCGATAATGTTGCCGGTGCCCGCGAGCGTGCCGAGGCTGGGGATTTACTCTTCGGCACTATCGACACTTGGGTGTTATGGAATCTAACCGGCGGCCCTGACGGTGGCCGTCACGTCACGGACGTCACTAATGCGTCCCGGACGATGCTCATGGATGTGCGCAAATTGTGCTGGGACGAGGGCATTTGCCGCGACATGACAATCCCGATGTCAATGCTGCCCAAAATTTGTTCATCCTCGGAAGAATATGGAGTGGGCGCCAAGAACACGCTTATCATCGACACGCCGATAACTGGCATTTTGGGTGACCAGCAGGCCGCAACTTTCGGGCAAGTGTGTTTCAACCAGGGCATGGCTAAGAACACCTACGGCACCGGCTGTTTCATGCTCATCAATACTGGCAATACGGCTGTGACCTCTAAAAATGGATTATTGACGACGGTTTGCTACAAATTGGGCGACCAACCAGCCGTCTACGCTCTGGAGGGGTCGATGGCGGTCACTGGCTCGCTAGTGCAATGGCTGCGTGACAACCTTGGGATAATCGCCAATTCTACTGAGGTCGAAGAATTAGCTCGTCAGGTGCCAGATAGCGGCGGGGTTTATTTCGTGCCGGCATTTTCAGGGTTATTTGCCCCCTATTGGCGTCCGGACGCGCGCGGCGCAATTGTCGGTTTGACAAGGTTTAATAACAAGGCGCACTTGGCTCGGGCGGTGCTGGAGGCGACAGCTTTTCAAACTGGCGAAGTGCTAGAGGCGATGAACAAAGATTCTGGCATTAGCCTCAGTGAATTGCGGGTTGACGGCGGCATGACCGCGGACGAGTTATTAATGCAATTTCAAGCCGACATTTTGGGGGTTGACGTGGTCGTCCCAGATGTTGTTGAAACCTCTGCTCTAGGTGCCGCCTATGCTGCCGGATTAGCAGTCGGCTTCTGGTCAGGAACGGACGAGTTGGCCGCAAATTGGCGCGAAGGAAAACGCTTCCACCCGCAAATGGACGAAGAGACTCGCTCGCGCAAATTGCGTCTTTGGAAAAAAGCCGTAACACGCACTTTCGATTGGGTGGATGCGGACGTCACCGCTGAGGCGGAAAGCTAG
- the cobM gene encoding precorrin-4 C(11)-methyltransferase — MSGKVVFVGAGPGAPDLITIRGAKTIAEADIIIWASSLVNPEVVANHKPGALLVDSAKASLEDIIPLYERARDEGLLVARVHTGDPAIYGASAEQRQVLDKLHVPYETIPGVSAFSAAAAAAEVEITLPEVAQSLILTRLEGGRTPMPPKEKVRDFAAHGTTMALYLSAARSKSLQEELLAGGYAPDTPVIIGYQVTWPDQQLLRCELKNLAATMKEHKFWKHTVILVGPALSERPMVKRSHLYHPGFRHEYRKADPNAAENLREEGAKAL; from the coding sequence ATGAGCGGCAAAGTTGTTTTCGTCGGGGCTGGCCCTGGCGCGCCCGATTTAATCACTATTAGAGGCGCTAAAACCATCGCCGAGGCTGACATCATTATTTGGGCATCATCCCTAGTAAACCCGGAGGTTGTCGCTAACCACAAACCTGGTGCATTGCTGGTGGATTCAGCTAAAGCCTCGTTAGAGGACATTATTCCGCTCTATGAGCGGGCGCGCGATGAGGGCTTACTGGTGGCTCGCGTCCACACCGGTGACCCGGCGATTTACGGAGCTAGCGCTGAACAGCGGCAGGTGCTAGATAAGCTACACGTTCCATATGAAACTATCCCGGGGGTGTCAGCTTTTTCGGCTGCTGCGGCTGCTGCTGAGGTCGAAATAACCTTGCCAGAGGTTGCGCAGTCACTAATTTTGACCAGGCTTGAGGGTGGCCGCACCCCGATGCCACCCAAAGAGAAGGTGCGGGATTTCGCAGCTCATGGGACAACGATGGCACTGTATTTGTCGGCGGCGCGTTCTAAGTCGTTGCAGGAGGAATTATTGGCTGGCGGTTACGCGCCAGATACACCGGTGATTATCGGCTATCAGGTGACTTGGCCAGATCAGCAGCTGTTGCGTTGCGAGCTAAAAAACTTGGCTGCGACCATGAAAGAGCACAAGTTCTGGAAGCATACGGTGATTCTGGTGGGACCAGCGTTGTCTGAACGCCCAATGGTGAAGCGTTCTCACCTGTATCACCCTGGGTTCCGTCACGAATACCGCAAGGCCGACCCCAATGCTGCCGAAAATTTACGCGAAGAGGGGGCAAAAGCACTGTGA